AGAAAGGTCTTGAGTGAACACCATCCTGGTTGTTGACGATGACCCCCACATTGTCCGGGCACTAGCCATCACTTTGAAAGGCCAAGGGTACGCGGTAGTCACGGCCCCAGACGGGCAATCGGCACTTCACTCAGCCGCCCAAAAACCTGTCTCAGTGATCATCCTGGACCTGGGCCTGCCCGACATGGACGGCACAGCAGTCATTTCAGCGTTACGGGAGTGGAGTTCGGTACCCATTCTGGTCCTGTCCGCCAGACATGGATCCAGCGACAAAGTTCAGGCCCTGGATTCCGGCGCTGATGACTACATCACCAAACCGTTCGGCCTGGACGAACTGCTGGCACGGCTCCGGGTGCTGCTGCGCCGCAGGAACGAACCCGGCGAGGACATCACTGTGGTGACAACAAGTTCCTTCACAGTGGATCTGGACAAGAGGCAGATCACCAAGTCCGGTATGGATGTTCGCATGACCCCAACGGAGTGGAACATCCTGGACATCCTGCTCAGAAATCCGGACAAGCTGATCACCCAGCAGCAGCTCCTCACGGAGGTCTGGGGACCCGCCTACGCCAAGGAAGCAAACTACCTTCGCGTCTATATGGCCCAGCTCAGGCGCAAGCTCGAGACAGAGCCAGGCAACCCCCGGCATCTGATCACCGAGCCGGGCATGGGCTACAGGTTTGTTCCGTAGCTGGTTCGTTCCGTAGCCGGTTTATCCCGTAGCTGGCGGCAGCAGCGCCGTCGTTATTCCTTTTCCTTTTCGGCCGCCGCCTTCAGGTCTGCCGCGAACCGGGTGAAGCTGGCGTCAAAGGACGGGATCCTTGATGCAAAGAGCGGAAAGACGGGACCGCCGATCTTCTCGGCCATCTCAAAGAGGGAGCGCCCGTCGTTGGTCTCCGTGATGGTGTAAACCCTGGTTCCCAGAGCGTCACCCCAGACGAGCTTTTGTGGGGCTTGGAACTCTTTGACCTTAAGGGTGAAGGTACGGCTGGGATCCAGCGTGGAAACCAGCTTGATTTTTGATCCCGGGGCGATTTCACCGTCCACCGAAACCACCGTGGAGTTCCATGCGGGATAGCCTTCGGCATCAGTGAGAAGCCGCCACACAGTGGACGGAGGCGCGTCGATGGTGATGGAGACCCGGGTTTCACGGCTGAAAGTTCTACTGATTGTGGTGGCAGAACCGTCAGGTGTTTCAGGCATTTTCGGTCTCCTTAACGCGCGAAATGCGGTGGTGCTTCTGATGCTACAGCGGCGCTGCTACATTGAAAGCCATGACTTGGGGGCTCGGGAAGTTTGGCGCTGTGATCACAACCAGCGCGTTGTTGGGCGGCTTGGTTGTCGGTTGTGCCGCGCCTCAGCCGGGCAGTCCACCTACTCCCCTGCCGGTGTGTGAGCCTACGCGTCCGTTGGCGCCAAAGGACGGGATTTTTGCCGGTGTGAACCTCGATTGGGAGCACGAGACCCTGGAGCAGTATGCGGCCAATCTTGGCAGCCGCCCGGCCGTTACAGTCACCTTCACAGACTTTCCCCTGTCGGAGAAAGACAAAGAGAACGTCGACGCAGCCTTCGAACAGATCCGTGCCAATGGTGGAACCATGCTCCTCACTCTGGAGCCCAAACAGGGTTTGGCATCAGTGACGTCGGAGAAAGCAGACGAACTCGCATCGACGCTGGCCCGATTCAACAACGCAGGCGTCCCTGTCATAGTGAGGTTCGCCCACGAGATGAACGGCTCCTGGTACCCCTGGGGTCAGCAACCGGCCGCATACGTCGCCGCGTACCAGCTGGTGGCCGAAGCGGTCCACACCAAGGCTGCCGGCACCGCCATGATGTGGGCACCCAACTACGGCGGCGGTTACCCGTTCAGCGGCGGCAAATATGAAGCCGTGACAGGATCCCCTGACTTCGCAACCCTGGACACTGACAAAGACGGAGCCATCACCGGCTCTGACGATCCCTACGCGCCCTACTACCCCGGCAACGATGCCGTGGATTGGGTTGGCATGTCCCTCTACCACTGGGGTAACACTTATCCGTGGGGCGCAAACGTCATCCCGGAACCGGGGAAATTCCTTCAGCAGCTCACCGGCACCTACTCCGGAGCCGGCGGAAACGATCTGGCCGTCCCCGACTTCTATGCCGACTATGGAACCGCCCG
The sequence above is a segment of the Arthrobacter sp. StoSoilB22 genome. Coding sequences within it:
- a CDS encoding SRPBCC domain-containing protein, with translation MPETPDGSATTISRTFSRETRVSITIDAPPSTVWRLLTDAEGYPAWNSTVVSVDGEIAPGSKIKLVSTLDPSRTFTLKVKEFQAPQKLVWGDALGTRVYTITETNDGRSLFEMAEKIGGPVFPLFASRIPSFDASFTRFAADLKAAAEKEKE
- a CDS encoding response regulator, whose translation is MNTILVVDDDPHIVRALAITLKGQGYAVVTAPDGQSALHSAAQKPVSVIILDLGLPDMDGTAVISALREWSSVPILVLSARHGSSDKVQALDSGADDYITKPFGLDELLARLRVLLRRRNEPGEDITVVTTSSFTVDLDKRQITKSGMDVRMTPTEWNILDILLRNPDKLITQQQLLTEVWGPAYAKEANYLRVYMAQLRRKLETEPGNPRHLITEPGMGYRFVP
- a CDS encoding glycosyl hydrolase; translated protein: MNLDWEHETLEQYAANLGSRPAVTVTFTDFPLSEKDKENVDAAFEQIRANGGTMLLTLEPKQGLASVTSEKADELASTLARFNNAGVPVIVRFAHEMNGSWYPWGQQPAAYVAAYQLVAEAVHTKAAGTAMMWAPNYGGGYPFSGGKYEAVTGSPDFATLDTDKDGAITGSDDPYAPYYPGNDAVDWVGMSLYHWGNTYPWGANVIPEPGKFLQQLTGTYSGAGGNDLAVPDFYADYGTARNKPVAIPETAALTVASGEGADVLAIKEAWWGQLFDPAIPKDYPALKMINWFEWDKDEVEVKATVDWTATKDPLVREAYTAALPHWFTFAETSEKCTPAESAAS